A single Hippocampus zosterae strain Florida chromosome 17, ASM2543408v3, whole genome shotgun sequence DNA region contains:
- the LOC127589230 gene encoding dedicator of cytokinesis protein 7-like isoform X5 has translation MTSTTSERRAFAHKINRTVAAEVRKQMSREYGSPLMSKKRGALYHPLPLTEVVEPLDFEEYVSNHAPGMEPGSLRQLMEFPQDDLELHHMDKECTTLEPPLPEEEYALDPRVRDALAVYTDDWLVIQRKYQCHSTIHRPHSSERQRERQRGLLKQNFELDEATDERQDDQDDAKRRSTSIDETPRGSWASSIFDLKNSAPDMLLPSVLERTGPEDMDCHNTEARLQGRHRDLMGLYPPPDEDEAVERCSVPEEPKEHCGQRIMVKCLSLKFEIEIEPIFGSLALYDVKEKKKISENFYFDLNSDQMKSLLKPHTPHIAISTLARSAIFSITYPSADIFLVIKLEKVLQQGDIGECCEPYMVMKESDSSKHKEKLEKLRLQAEQSCNRLGCFRMPFAWTAIHLINIVSSAGSLDRLDPDSDSERKGHGTWNEKKKRGFERMSVGDDMCNFATFRPATLTVTNFFKQEGDRLSDEDLYKFLADMRRPSSVLRRLRPVTAQLKIDISPAPDSPHYCLSPELLHVKPYPDLRVRPTKEVLEFPARYVYTPNTSYRNLLYVYPQSVNFGSRQGSVRNIAVKVQFMAAEDPSQALPVIFGKSSCAEFTKEAFTPIIYHNKSPEFYEEIKLKIPANLTDNHHLLFTFYHISCQTKQNTPLETPVGYTWIPLMQHGRLRTGSFSLPVSVEKPPPSYSVLTPDVQLPGMKWVDNHKGVFNVEVTATSSVHTQDPYLDKFFTLVYVLEEYSFPFRLKDVIITEANMEAELKASMAALKGALLDTCIRFLHQLLNKLIQLIVYPPVIAGQIVNLGRAAFETMALLVNQIHKNLEGNQDQHGRNNLLASYIHYCFRLPTVEPAMPPPTGTLSYEMPLQYATFSRATGRPTSLNLARSKSISNSDPDLASTPVSPDEEVQRIIGSKGIDRSHSWVNSACAPGGSRSVLRRNPNSSCELKQTNDRSNNRMSAFLDSVASYSVPARQITKKLLHEELALQWVVSTSNVREAALQQAWFFFQLMVKSMAHHLFVTSKLDVPRRQRFPDRFVDDIAALVCAISADIGSRYHKDVELMERLNSSLAFFLNDLLSLMDRGFVFNLVRSYYKQIGNKFHMTPNPSSLNALRIDFIRIVCSHEHYVVLNLPCCTLSPPASPSPSTSSTTSQSSAFSSVAQDQGVATMFELSVPFRQQHFLSGLLLTELALILDPEGEGVFFLHKKAISAVHSLLCSHDSDPRYSDPQVRAHVAQLYLPLLPIVTEALYQLHDFSDSTPSRVRHAHADNADLDGSSTISQSVAMAIAGSPLAHAKVNPFAIPTVAGRQGSSLSAECSRTLLVCFLWVLKNADASLLERWVSDLSVQQINRLLDLLHLCISCFEYKGKKALERINSLTFKKSQDMKARLEEAILGTIGARQEMVRRCRERSPYGSQENVRWRKNVTHWRQNIDRIDKTKAEVEQESVVDGNLSTEASLVVLDTLEIVVKTVVASELKESVLGGVLRVLLHSMAGNQSALFLQHCFTTQRALVFKFPEMLFEEDTELCADLCLRLLRHCSSSIASVRSHASASLYLLMRQNFEIGNNFARVKMQVTMSLSSLVGTSQTFNEEHLRRSLKTILTYAEEDVELRDTPFPEQVQDLVFNLHMILTDTVKMKEHQQDPEMLIDLMYRIAKGYQNSPDLRLTWLQNMAGKHSERGNHAEAAHCLVHSAALVAEYLNMLEDCRYLPIGCVTFQNISSNVLEESAVSDDVLSPEEEGICAGKYFSESGLVGLLEQAAASFNMAAMYEAINEVYKILLPIHEANRDFKKLAAVHGKLQDAFNKVYNQSSGWEVMA, from the exons ATGACGTCCACAACGAGCGAAAGGCGGGCGTTTGCTCACAAAATCAACCG GACCGTCGCTGCAGAGGTTCGGAAGCAAATGTCCCGAGAGTACGGCTCTCCCCTAATGTCCAAAAAGCGAGGAGCCCTGTACCATCCC CTACCCCTCACAGAGGTAGTGGAACCATTGGATTTTGAGGAATATGTTAGCAATCATGCTCCTGGGATGGAGCCCGGTTCCCTTCGGCAGCTCATGGAGTTCCCCCAGGACGACTTGGAGCTCCACCACATGGACAAAGAGTGTACCACGCTGGAGCCTCCGCTGCCTGAGGAGGAATA CGCACTGGATCCCAGAGTGAGAGATGCCTTGGCTGTCTACACAGATGACTGGCTTGTCATTCAGAGAAA ATATCAGTGCCATAGCACCATACACAGGCCGCACAGCTCCGAGCGACAGCGGGAGCGGCAGCGAGGCCTGCTCAAACAGAACTTTGAACTGGATGAGGCCACCGACGAGCGCCAAGACGACCAG GATGACGCAAAGCGGCGGTCCACCTCCATCGATGAGACACCACGGGGAAGCTGGGCGTCCAGCATCTTTGACCTCAAGAACTCGGCCCCTGACATGCTCCTGCCATCAGTGCTAGAGCGCACAGGTCCTGAAGATATGGACTGCCACAATACAGAGGCTCGCCTCCAGGGACGCCATCGTGACCTGATGGGTCTCTACCCGCCCCCTGACGAG gACGAAGCCGTGGAGCGATGCTCTGTCCCCGAAGAGCCCAAAGAACATTGCGGCCAGAGAATCATGGTCAAGTGTCTCTCTCTCAA ATTTGAGATTGAAATCGAACCAATATTTGGATCGCTCGCCCTGTATGATgtcaaggagaagaaaaag ATTTCAGAAAATTTTTACTTCGACCTGAACTCTGATCAGATGAAAAGCCTGCTCAAGCCCCACACGCCTCACATCGCCATTTCCACACTGGCACGCTCGGCCATTTTTTCCATCACATACCCGTCCGCTGACATCTTCTTGGTCATTAAG CTGGAAAAAGTGCTTCAGCAAGGAGACATCGGAGAGTGCTGTGAACCGTACATGGTCATGAAGGAATCCGACTCTTCTAAG CATAAGGAGAAGCTGGAGAAACTGCGTCTGCAGGCAGAGCAGTCTTGCAATCGTCTTGGCTGCTTCCGCATGCCTTTCGCGTGGACGGCCATTCACCTTATCAACATCGTCAGTAGCGCGGGAAGCCTGGACCGCTTGGACCCCGACTCCGACTCTG AGCGCAAAGGCCACGGCACGTGGaacgagaagaagaagaggggaTTTGAGCGGATGAGTGTCGGCGACGACATGTGTAACTTTGCCACTTTCCGTCCAGCAACACTGACCGTCACCAACTTCTTCAAACAG GAAGGGGACAGGCTGAGTGACGAAGATTTATACAAGTTTCTGGCAGACATGCGCAGACCGTCCTCTGTCCTGCGGCGACTAAGGCCTGTCACAG CTCAGTTGAAAATCGACATCTCACCGGCGCCAGACTCCCCACATTACTGCCTGTCACCCGAACTGCTCCACGTAAAGCCCTACCCGGACCTGCGGGTTCGTCCCACCAAAGAAGTGCTGGAATTTCCTGCTCGCTATGTATATACACCGAATACCTCCTATAG GAACCTGCTTTACGTTTACCCGCAGAGTGTGAACTTCGGCAGCCGCCAGGGCTCGGTGAGAAATATCGCCGTGAAAGTTCAGTTCATGGCGGCAGAGGACCCCAGCCAAGCTTTGCCG GTCATCTTTGGGAAGTCCAGTTGTGCAGAGTTCACAAAAGAGGCATTCACCCCCATCATCTACCACAACAA GTCTCCTGAGTTCTACGAGGAGATAAAGCTGAAAATTCCCGCCAACCTCACAGACAACCACCATCTTCTCTTTACCTTCTACCACATCAGCTGCCAAACCAAACAGAACACTCCTCTGGAGACCCCCGTGGGCTACACT TGGATCCCTCTAATGCAGCATGGCCGGCTACGCACGGGCTCCTTCAGTTTGCCCGTCTCTGTAGAGAAGCCCCCGCCCAGCTACTCGGTGCTCACCCCCGAC GTTCAGCTGCCGGGCATGAAGTGGGTGGATAATCACAAAGGTGTGTTCAATGTGGAGGTGACCGCGACGTCCTCAGTGCACACACAG GACCCCTACCTGGACAAGTTCTTTACTTTAGTGTACGTGCTGGAAGAGTACTCCTTCCCTTTCCGCCTGAAAGACGTGATCATTACCGAGGCCAACATGGAGGCCGAGCTGAAGGCCAGCATGGCCGCGCTGAAGGGGGCACTGCTGGACACCTGCATCAGGTTCCTACACCAGCTGCTCAACAAACTCATTCAGCTCATCGTTTACCCTCCGGTCATCGCTGGTCAAATTG TAAATCTTGGCCGTGCTGCCTTCGAAACCATGGCTCTTTTGGTCAACCAGATCCACAAAAATCTGGAGGGCAACCAGGACCAGCATGGGCGCAACAACCTGCTGGCCTCCTACATCCATTACTGCTTCCGACTGCCAACTGTTGAGCCGGCAATGCCGCCGCCAA CTGGCACGCTCTCCTATGAGATGCCGTTACAGTACGCCACCTTCTCCAGAGCGACGGGCCGTCCGACCAGCCTGAACTTGGCTCGCTCTAAAAGTATCAGCAACTCTGACCCCGACTTGGCCAGCACTCCGGTTTCTCCTGATGAAGAAGTGCAAAGGATCATCGGCAGCAAG GGCATTGATCGCTCCCACTCCTGGGTAAACTCTGCTTGTGCCCCCGGGGGCTCCAGATCTGTGCTACGCCGGAACCCCAACTCCAGCTGTGAGCTCAAGCAG ACAAACGACCGCAGCAACAATCGCATGTCTGCCTTTTTGGACAGCGTGGCCTCATATTCAGTCCCCGCGAGGCAGATAACAAAAAAG CTGCTCCACGAAGAGCTGGCTCTGCAGTGGGTGGTCAGCACTAGCAATGTGCGGGAAGCGGCGCTGCAACAGGCCTGGTTCTTCTTCCAGCTCATG GTCAAAAGCATGGCTCATCACTTGTTCGTCACCTCAAAATTAGACGTTCCTCGACGTCAGCGCTTTCCGGACCGCTTTGTGGACGACATTGCTGCGCTTGTTTGTGCCATCAGTGCAGACATTGGCAGCAGGTACCACAAG GATGTGGAGCTGATGGAGAGGTTAAATAGCAGTCTGGCCTTCTTCCTCAATGATCTGCTGTCTCTCATGGACAGAGGCTTCGTGTTCAACCTTGTCCGCTCCTACTACAAACAG ATTGGCAACAAGTTCCACATGACTCCGAACCCAAGCTCTCTGAACGCTCTGCGGATAGACTTCATACGGATTGTTTGCAGTCATGAGCACTATGTCGTCCTCAACCTGCCCTGCTGTACTCTCAGCCCTCCAGCATCGCCTTCCCCTTCCACGTCCTCCACCACCTCACAg AGTTCAGCATTTTCCAGTGTGGCGCAAGACCAAGGCGTGGCGACGATGTTTGAGCTCTCTGTCCCATTTCGGCAACAGCACTTCCTATCTGGCCTGCTCCTCACCGAGCTGGCACTCATACTTGATCCCGAAGGAGAAGG agtttttttccttcataaaAAAGCTATCAGCGCAGTTCACTCCCTGCTGTGCAGCCACGATTCCGATCCACGCTACAGCGACCCTCAAGTCCGAGCCCACGTCGCTCAGCTGTACTTGCCCCTCCTCCCCATCGTCACAGAGGCCCTGTATCAGCTGCATGACTTTTCAG ACTCCACGCCGTCTCGAGTCCGCCATGCCCACGCCGACAACGCTGACCTAGACGGGAGCAGCACTATCAGTCAgtctgttgccatggcgattgCCGGCTCCCCGTTGGCGCATGCCAAGGTTAACCCATTTGCAATTCCCACAGTG GCTGGGCGCCAGGGCAGCTCTCTGTCAGCCGAATGCAGCCGAACTCTGCTGGTGTGCTTCCTTTGGGTGCTCAAGAACGCCGATGCCTCTCTCCTGGAGCGCTGGGTGTCAGATCTATCAGTGCAGCAAATCAACCGCTTGTTGGATCTACTGCATCTCTGCATATCCTGCTTTGAATACAAG GGTAAGAAGGCTCTGGAGAGGATCAACAGTTTGACGTTTAAGAAGTCTCAGGACATGAAGGCCCGTCTGGAGGAGGCCATTCTCGGTACCATTGGCGCTCGTCAGGAGATGGTGCGGCGTTGCCGAG AGAGGAGTCCCTATGGCAGCCAGGAGAATGTGAGGTGGAGAAAGAACGTCACTCACTGGAGACAAAACATAGACAGGATTGACAA GACTAAGGCTGAAGTGGAGCAGGAGTCTGTAGTCGATGGAAACCTTTCTACTGAGGCGTCTCTGGTAGTATTGGATACACTGGAGATAGTAGTCAAG ACTGTGGTGGCATCGGAGCTGAAGGAAAGCGTGCTCGGCGGCGTGCTCAGAGTTCTTCTCCACAGCATGGCGGGCAACCAGAGCGCCCTCTTCCTGCAGCACTGCTTCACGACACAGAGAGCTCTTGTCTTTAAG TTTCCAGAGATGCTGTTTGAAGAGGACACTGAGCTTTGTGCCGACCTGTGCCTTCGTCTGCTGCGCCACTGCAGCAGTAGCATCGCCTCAGTCAGAAGTCACGCCTCAGCCTCGCTTTACCTGCTCATGAGGCAAAACTTTGAGATCGGAAAT AATTTTGCCCGAGTAAAGATGCAGGTCACAATGTCGCtgtcctcgttggtgggaaccTCACAGACCTTTAATGAGGAACATCTCCGCCGGTCTCTCAAGACCATCCTGACATACGCCGAGGAGGATGTGGAGCTGCGTGACACCCCCTTCCCAGAGCAG gttcAGGATCTAGTGTTCAACTTGCACATGATACTCACAGACACTGTGAAGATGAAGGAGCATCAGCAGGATCCTGAAATGCTCATTGACCTAATGTACAG GATTGCAAAGGGCTACCAAAACTCCCCAGACCTCCGCCTCACGTGGCTTCAGAACATGGCGGGCAAGCACTCTGAGAGGGGAAACCACGCAGAGGCGGCCCACTGTCTTGTCCACAGCGCTGCGCTGGTGGCGGAATACCTCAACATGTTGGAGGATTGCCGTTACCTGCCTATTGGCTGTGTCACCTTTCAA AATATTTCCTCTAACGTGCTGGAGGAGTCGGCCGTCTCAGATGACGTCCTATCACCAGAGGAGGAGGGTATTTGTGCTGGAAAATACTTCAGTGAATCCGGCCTGGTGGGCCTCCTGGAGCAAGCAGCTGCCTCTTTTAACATG GCCGCCATGTACGAGGCCATAAATGAAGTGTACAAGATACTTCTGCCCATTCATGAAGCCAACCGAGACTTCAAAAAGCTGGCTGCGGTACACGGGAAGCTGCAGGATGCCTTCAACAAAGTCTACAACCAA AGTTCAGGATGGGAGGTAATGGCTTAA
- the LOC127589230 gene encoding dedicator of cytokinesis protein 7-like isoform X6, with amino-acid sequence MTSTTSERRAFAHKINRTVAAEVRKQMSREYGSPLMSKKRGALYHPLPLTEVVEPLDFEEYVSNHAPGMEPGSLRQLMEFPQDDLELHHMDKECTTLEPPLPEEEYALDPRVRDALAVYTDDWLVIQRKYQCHSTIHRPHSSERQRERQRGLLKQNFELDEATDERQDDQDDAKRRSTSIDETPRGSWASSIFDLKNSAPDMLLPSVLERTGPEDMDCHNTEARLQGRHRDLMGLYPPPDEDEAVERCSVPEEPKEHCGQRIMVKCLSLKFEIEIEPIFGSLALYDVKEKKKISENFYFDLNSDQMKSLLKPHTPHIAISTLARSAIFSITYPSADIFLVIKLEKVLQQGDIGECCEPYMVMKESDSSKHKEKLEKLRLQAEQSCNRLGCFRMPFAWTAIHLINIVSSAGSLDRLDPDSDSERKGHGTWNEKKKRGFERMSVGDDMCNFATFRPATLTVTNFFKQEGDRLSDEDLYKFLADMRRPSSVLRRLRPVTAQLKIDISPAPDSPHYCLSPELLHVKPYPDLRVRPTKEVLEFPARYVYTPNTSYRNLLYVYPQSVNFGSRQGSVRNIAVKVQFMAAEDPSQALPVIFGKSSCAEFTKEAFTPIIYHNKSPEFYEEIKLKIPANLTDNHHLLFTFYHISCQTKQNTPLETPVGYTWIPLMQHGRLRTGSFSLPVSVEKPPPSYSVLTPDVQLPGMKWVDNHKGVFNVEVTATSSVHTQDPYLDKFFTLVYVLEEYSFPFRLKDVIITEANMEAELKASMAALKGALLDTCIRFLHQLLNKLIQLIVYPPVIAGQIVNLGRAAFETMALLVNQIHKNLEGNQDQHGRNNLLASYIHYCFRLPTVEPAMPPPTGTLSYEMPLQYATFSRATGRPTSLNLARSKSISNSDPDLASTPVSPDEEVQRIIGSKGIDRSHSWVNSACAPGGSRSVLRRNPNSSCELKQPFVGVSKKRI; translated from the exons ATGACGTCCACAACGAGCGAAAGGCGGGCGTTTGCTCACAAAATCAACCG GACCGTCGCTGCAGAGGTTCGGAAGCAAATGTCCCGAGAGTACGGCTCTCCCCTAATGTCCAAAAAGCGAGGAGCCCTGTACCATCCC CTACCCCTCACAGAGGTAGTGGAACCATTGGATTTTGAGGAATATGTTAGCAATCATGCTCCTGGGATGGAGCCCGGTTCCCTTCGGCAGCTCATGGAGTTCCCCCAGGACGACTTGGAGCTCCACCACATGGACAAAGAGTGTACCACGCTGGAGCCTCCGCTGCCTGAGGAGGAATA CGCACTGGATCCCAGAGTGAGAGATGCCTTGGCTGTCTACACAGATGACTGGCTTGTCATTCAGAGAAA ATATCAGTGCCATAGCACCATACACAGGCCGCACAGCTCCGAGCGACAGCGGGAGCGGCAGCGAGGCCTGCTCAAACAGAACTTTGAACTGGATGAGGCCACCGACGAGCGCCAAGACGACCAG GATGACGCAAAGCGGCGGTCCACCTCCATCGATGAGACACCACGGGGAAGCTGGGCGTCCAGCATCTTTGACCTCAAGAACTCGGCCCCTGACATGCTCCTGCCATCAGTGCTAGAGCGCACAGGTCCTGAAGATATGGACTGCCACAATACAGAGGCTCGCCTCCAGGGACGCCATCGTGACCTGATGGGTCTCTACCCGCCCCCTGACGAG gACGAAGCCGTGGAGCGATGCTCTGTCCCCGAAGAGCCCAAAGAACATTGCGGCCAGAGAATCATGGTCAAGTGTCTCTCTCTCAA ATTTGAGATTGAAATCGAACCAATATTTGGATCGCTCGCCCTGTATGATgtcaaggagaagaaaaag ATTTCAGAAAATTTTTACTTCGACCTGAACTCTGATCAGATGAAAAGCCTGCTCAAGCCCCACACGCCTCACATCGCCATTTCCACACTGGCACGCTCGGCCATTTTTTCCATCACATACCCGTCCGCTGACATCTTCTTGGTCATTAAG CTGGAAAAAGTGCTTCAGCAAGGAGACATCGGAGAGTGCTGTGAACCGTACATGGTCATGAAGGAATCCGACTCTTCTAAG CATAAGGAGAAGCTGGAGAAACTGCGTCTGCAGGCAGAGCAGTCTTGCAATCGTCTTGGCTGCTTCCGCATGCCTTTCGCGTGGACGGCCATTCACCTTATCAACATCGTCAGTAGCGCGGGAAGCCTGGACCGCTTGGACCCCGACTCCGACTCTG AGCGCAAAGGCCACGGCACGTGGaacgagaagaagaagaggggaTTTGAGCGGATGAGTGTCGGCGACGACATGTGTAACTTTGCCACTTTCCGTCCAGCAACACTGACCGTCACCAACTTCTTCAAACAG GAAGGGGACAGGCTGAGTGACGAAGATTTATACAAGTTTCTGGCAGACATGCGCAGACCGTCCTCTGTCCTGCGGCGACTAAGGCCTGTCACAG CTCAGTTGAAAATCGACATCTCACCGGCGCCAGACTCCCCACATTACTGCCTGTCACCCGAACTGCTCCACGTAAAGCCCTACCCGGACCTGCGGGTTCGTCCCACCAAAGAAGTGCTGGAATTTCCTGCTCGCTATGTATATACACCGAATACCTCCTATAG GAACCTGCTTTACGTTTACCCGCAGAGTGTGAACTTCGGCAGCCGCCAGGGCTCGGTGAGAAATATCGCCGTGAAAGTTCAGTTCATGGCGGCAGAGGACCCCAGCCAAGCTTTGCCG GTCATCTTTGGGAAGTCCAGTTGTGCAGAGTTCACAAAAGAGGCATTCACCCCCATCATCTACCACAACAA GTCTCCTGAGTTCTACGAGGAGATAAAGCTGAAAATTCCCGCCAACCTCACAGACAACCACCATCTTCTCTTTACCTTCTACCACATCAGCTGCCAAACCAAACAGAACACTCCTCTGGAGACCCCCGTGGGCTACACT TGGATCCCTCTAATGCAGCATGGCCGGCTACGCACGGGCTCCTTCAGTTTGCCCGTCTCTGTAGAGAAGCCCCCGCCCAGCTACTCGGTGCTCACCCCCGAC GTTCAGCTGCCGGGCATGAAGTGGGTGGATAATCACAAAGGTGTGTTCAATGTGGAGGTGACCGCGACGTCCTCAGTGCACACACAG GACCCCTACCTGGACAAGTTCTTTACTTTAGTGTACGTGCTGGAAGAGTACTCCTTCCCTTTCCGCCTGAAAGACGTGATCATTACCGAGGCCAACATGGAGGCCGAGCTGAAGGCCAGCATGGCCGCGCTGAAGGGGGCACTGCTGGACACCTGCATCAGGTTCCTACACCAGCTGCTCAACAAACTCATTCAGCTCATCGTTTACCCTCCGGTCATCGCTGGTCAAATTG TAAATCTTGGCCGTGCTGCCTTCGAAACCATGGCTCTTTTGGTCAACCAGATCCACAAAAATCTGGAGGGCAACCAGGACCAGCATGGGCGCAACAACCTGCTGGCCTCCTACATCCATTACTGCTTCCGACTGCCAACTGTTGAGCCGGCAATGCCGCCGCCAA CTGGCACGCTCTCCTATGAGATGCCGTTACAGTACGCCACCTTCTCCAGAGCGACGGGCCGTCCGACCAGCCTGAACTTGGCTCGCTCTAAAAGTATCAGCAACTCTGACCCCGACTTGGCCAGCACTCCGGTTTCTCCTGATGAAGAAGTGCAAAGGATCATCGGCAGCAAG GGCATTGATCGCTCCCACTCCTGGGTAAACTCTGCTTGTGCCCCCGGGGGCTCCAGATCTGTGCTACGCCGGAACCCCAACTCCAGCTGTGAGCTCAAGCAG CCATTTGTTGGCGTATCTAAGAAGAGGATTTAG
- the LOC127589230 gene encoding dedicator of cytokinesis protein 7-like isoform X7 yields the protein MTSTTSERRAFAHKINRTVAAEVRKQMSREYGSPLMSKKRGALYHPLPLTEVVEPLDFEEYVSNHAPGMEPGSLRQLMEFPQDDLELHHMDKECTTLEPPLPEEEYALDPRVRDALAVYTDDWLVIQRKYQCHSTIHRPHSSERQRERQRGLLKQNFELDEATDERQDDQDDAKRRSTSIDETPRGSWASSIFDLKNSAPDMLLPSVLERTGPEDMDCHNTEARLQGRHRDLMGLYPPPDEDEAVERCSVPEEPKEHCGQRIMVKCLSLKFEIEIEPIFGSLALYDVKEKKKISENFYFDLNSDQMKSLLKPHTPHIAISTLARSAIFSITYPSADIFLVIKLEKVLQQGDIGECCEPYMVMKESDSSKHKEKLEKLRLQAEQSCNRLGCFRMPFAWTAIHLINIVSSAGSLDRLDPDSDSERKGHGTWNEKKKRGFERMSVGDDMCNFATFRPATLTVTNFFKQEGDRLSDEDLYKFLADMRRPSSVLRRLRPVTAQLKIDISPAPDSPHYCLSPELLHVKPYPDLRVRPTKEVLEFPARYVYTPNTSYRNLLYVYPQSVNFGSRQGSVRNIAVKVQFMAAEDPSQALPVIFGKSSCAEFTKEAFTPIIYHNKSPEFYEEIKLKIPANLTDNHHLLFTFYHISCQTKQNTPLETPVGYTWIPLMQHGRLRTGSFSLPVSVEKPPPSYSVLTPDVQLPGMKWVDNHKGVFNVEVTATSSVHTQDPYLDKFFTLVYVLEEYSFPFRLKDVIITEANMEAELKASMAALKGALLDTCIRFLHQLLNKLIQLIVYPPVIAGQIVNLGRAAFETMALLVNQIHKNLEGNQDQHGRNNLLASYIHYCFRLPTVEPAMPPPTGTLSYEMPLQYATFSRATGRPTSLNLARSKSISNSDPDLASTPVSPDEEVQRIIGSKPFVGVSKKRI from the exons ATGACGTCCACAACGAGCGAAAGGCGGGCGTTTGCTCACAAAATCAACCG GACCGTCGCTGCAGAGGTTCGGAAGCAAATGTCCCGAGAGTACGGCTCTCCCCTAATGTCCAAAAAGCGAGGAGCCCTGTACCATCCC CTACCCCTCACAGAGGTAGTGGAACCATTGGATTTTGAGGAATATGTTAGCAATCATGCTCCTGGGATGGAGCCCGGTTCCCTTCGGCAGCTCATGGAGTTCCCCCAGGACGACTTGGAGCTCCACCACATGGACAAAGAGTGTACCACGCTGGAGCCTCCGCTGCCTGAGGAGGAATA CGCACTGGATCCCAGAGTGAGAGATGCCTTGGCTGTCTACACAGATGACTGGCTTGTCATTCAGAGAAA ATATCAGTGCCATAGCACCATACACAGGCCGCACAGCTCCGAGCGACAGCGGGAGCGGCAGCGAGGCCTGCTCAAACAGAACTTTGAACTGGATGAGGCCACCGACGAGCGCCAAGACGACCAG GATGACGCAAAGCGGCGGTCCACCTCCATCGATGAGACACCACGGGGAAGCTGGGCGTCCAGCATCTTTGACCTCAAGAACTCGGCCCCTGACATGCTCCTGCCATCAGTGCTAGAGCGCACAGGTCCTGAAGATATGGACTGCCACAATACAGAGGCTCGCCTCCAGGGACGCCATCGTGACCTGATGGGTCTCTACCCGCCCCCTGACGAG gACGAAGCCGTGGAGCGATGCTCTGTCCCCGAAGAGCCCAAAGAACATTGCGGCCAGAGAATCATGGTCAAGTGTCTCTCTCTCAA ATTTGAGATTGAAATCGAACCAATATTTGGATCGCTCGCCCTGTATGATgtcaaggagaagaaaaag ATTTCAGAAAATTTTTACTTCGACCTGAACTCTGATCAGATGAAAAGCCTGCTCAAGCCCCACACGCCTCACATCGCCATTTCCACACTGGCACGCTCGGCCATTTTTTCCATCACATACCCGTCCGCTGACATCTTCTTGGTCATTAAG CTGGAAAAAGTGCTTCAGCAAGGAGACATCGGAGAGTGCTGTGAACCGTACATGGTCATGAAGGAATCCGACTCTTCTAAG CATAAGGAGAAGCTGGAGAAACTGCGTCTGCAGGCAGAGCAGTCTTGCAATCGTCTTGGCTGCTTCCGCATGCCTTTCGCGTGGACGGCCATTCACCTTATCAACATCGTCAGTAGCGCGGGAAGCCTGGACCGCTTGGACCCCGACTCCGACTCTG AGCGCAAAGGCCACGGCACGTGGaacgagaagaagaagaggggaTTTGAGCGGATGAGTGTCGGCGACGACATGTGTAACTTTGCCACTTTCCGTCCAGCAACACTGACCGTCACCAACTTCTTCAAACAG GAAGGGGACAGGCTGAGTGACGAAGATTTATACAAGTTTCTGGCAGACATGCGCAGACCGTCCTCTGTCCTGCGGCGACTAAGGCCTGTCACAG CTCAGTTGAAAATCGACATCTCACCGGCGCCAGACTCCCCACATTACTGCCTGTCACCCGAACTGCTCCACGTAAAGCCCTACCCGGACCTGCGGGTTCGTCCCACCAAAGAAGTGCTGGAATTTCCTGCTCGCTATGTATATACACCGAATACCTCCTATAG GAACCTGCTTTACGTTTACCCGCAGAGTGTGAACTTCGGCAGCCGCCAGGGCTCGGTGAGAAATATCGCCGTGAAAGTTCAGTTCATGGCGGCAGAGGACCCCAGCCAAGCTTTGCCG GTCATCTTTGGGAAGTCCAGTTGTGCAGAGTTCACAAAAGAGGCATTCACCCCCATCATCTACCACAACAA GTCTCCTGAGTTCTACGAGGAGATAAAGCTGAAAATTCCCGCCAACCTCACAGACAACCACCATCTTCTCTTTACCTTCTACCACATCAGCTGCCAAACCAAACAGAACACTCCTCTGGAGACCCCCGTGGGCTACACT TGGATCCCTCTAATGCAGCATGGCCGGCTACGCACGGGCTCCTTCAGTTTGCCCGTCTCTGTAGAGAAGCCCCCGCCCAGCTACTCGGTGCTCACCCCCGAC GTTCAGCTGCCGGGCATGAAGTGGGTGGATAATCACAAAGGTGTGTTCAATGTGGAGGTGACCGCGACGTCCTCAGTGCACACACAG GACCCCTACCTGGACAAGTTCTTTACTTTAGTGTACGTGCTGGAAGAGTACTCCTTCCCTTTCCGCCTGAAAGACGTGATCATTACCGAGGCCAACATGGAGGCCGAGCTGAAGGCCAGCATGGCCGCGCTGAAGGGGGCACTGCTGGACACCTGCATCAGGTTCCTACACCAGCTGCTCAACAAACTCATTCAGCTCATCGTTTACCCTCCGGTCATCGCTGGTCAAATTG TAAATCTTGGCCGTGCTGCCTTCGAAACCATGGCTCTTTTGGTCAACCAGATCCACAAAAATCTGGAGGGCAACCAGGACCAGCATGGGCGCAACAACCTGCTGGCCTCCTACATCCATTACTGCTTCCGACTGCCAACTGTTGAGCCGGCAATGCCGCCGCCAA CTGGCACGCTCTCCTATGAGATGCCGTTACAGTACGCCACCTTCTCCAGAGCGACGGGCCGTCCGACCAGCCTGAACTTGGCTCGCTCTAAAAGTATCAGCAACTCTGACCCCGACTTGGCCAGCACTCCGGTTTCTCCTGATGAAGAAGTGCAAAGGATCATCGGCAGCAAG CCATTTGTTGGCGTATCTAAGAAGAGGATTTAG